DNA sequence from the Bradyrhizobium diazoefficiens genome:
GGGCTGAGCAAATGTCGAAAGCGCCCAACCCTGTTGACAAATATGTCGGCAGTCGCGTGCGTATGCGCCGCATCATGTTGGGCATGAGCCAGGAAAGGCTCGGTGAAGCTTTGGGCCTGACGTTCCAGCAGATTCAGAAATACGAGAAGGGCACGAACCGGGTCGGCGCGAGCCGCATCCAGCAGATTGCCGAGGTTCTCCAGGTGCCGGTGTCGTTCCTGTTCGAGGGCGGACCGAGCGGCGTGGCCGGCCCCAATGGCTTCGCCGAAGGCGCATCGCCCTCCTATGTCTCCGACTTCCTCGCGACCTCCGAAGGGCTCGCGCTGACCAAGGCATTCACCCGAATCACCGATTCGAAGCTGCGCCGTTCGATCGTCGATCTCGTCGAGCAGATCGCGGCCCGCGAAGGCCCGGACAAGCGCTGACCCGGCGCTTCATTCCGATTTGA
Encoded proteins:
- a CDS encoding helix-turn-helix transcriptional regulator — encoded protein: MSKAPNPVDKYVGSRVRMRRIMLGMSQERLGEALGLTFQQIQKYEKGTNRVGASRIQQIAEVLQVPVSFLFEGGPSGVAGPNGFAEGASPSYVSDFLATSEGLALTKAFTRITDSKLRRSIVDLVEQIAAREGPDKR